A genomic stretch from Rhodomicrobium vannielii ATCC 17100 includes:
- the ppc gene encoding phosphoenolpyruvate carboxylase, translating into MIDTLSPTLGGLPDLESRLQDDIRLLGALLGDTIREQEGDEAFRIIETIRRLSVAFEREADTDAARAMDEIMARVTPEQAVIIARAFSYFSHLANIAEDRHRIRAARVALERRPDEQEGSLDLTFDRLAKAGIATETVFDMLGTSLVSPVLTAHPTEVQRRSILDATSSIERLLEERDRLTGLELKRNEALLRGRVLQLWQTRLLRSSHLTVADEIENALRFYKSSLLTEIPRLYETLEQRIGKPHAGSFFQMGSWIGGDRDGNPNVNTDTLRLALRRQSEIALRNYLTEVNELGIEMPLSTRLTQCTPELQALAERSNDNDPHRADEPYRRALTGIYARLAMTLRKLADKSALRPPLTSAEPYTKAEDFLADLVVIEESLLANKGGALIETRLGPLRRAVEVFGFHLATVDLRQNSDKHEEVVAELLATARVSADYKSLSEEEKQAVLLSVLGDPRQLRIPTAAYSDLASSELGILDTARAMRGTYGERAIRQYIISHTETVSDLLEVIVLQKEAGLMKGALGDPEARVALIVVPLFETIPDLRRAEHIMRDFFALPGIHRLAAAGDGIQEVMLGYSDSNKDGGFFTSNWEVCRASVALEGLCSEEGLRLRLFHGRGGTVGRGGGPTYQAVLAQPAGTVNGQIRITEQGEVIASKYAHAEIARRNLESLAAASIEATLLSPRQPVPPEFLEAAEQLSALSMKSYRALVYDMEGFDAFFFAATPIAEIAELNIGSRPASRKANQRIEDLRAIPWSFSWGQARAALPGWYGFGTAVRSYAKEAPFERTALLRRMRREWPFFRTLLSNMDMVLAKADMRIARRYADLVPDRQLARRVTGALLVEWNATVEALNIITGSPHRLADNPPLARVISRRIPYIAPLNHLQIELLRRWRRGDHAEKIRLAIQISINGVAAGIRNTG; encoded by the coding sequence ATGATCGACACGCTTAGTCCCACCCTCGGCGGTCTTCCCGATCTCGAGTCCCGCCTTCAGGACGATATCCGCCTTCTCGGCGCGCTCCTCGGCGACACGATCCGCGAGCAGGAGGGCGACGAAGCTTTCCGCATCATCGAAACGATCCGGCGGCTGAGCGTCGCCTTCGAGCGCGAGGCCGACACCGACGCCGCGCGCGCCATGGATGAGATCATGGCCCGCGTCACGCCGGAACAGGCGGTCATCATCGCGCGCGCCTTCAGCTACTTCTCACACCTCGCCAATATCGCCGAAGACCGGCATCGCATCCGCGCTGCGCGCGTCGCGCTGGAGCGGCGCCCCGACGAGCAGGAAGGCAGCCTCGACCTCACCTTCGACCGGCTGGCGAAAGCGGGGATCGCGACCGAAACCGTGTTCGACATGCTGGGGACGAGCCTTGTCTCGCCGGTGCTGACCGCGCATCCGACCGAGGTCCAGCGGCGCAGCATCCTCGATGCAACTAGCTCCATCGAGCGGCTCCTCGAAGAGCGCGACCGCCTCACCGGCCTCGAACTGAAGCGCAACGAGGCGCTGCTGCGCGGTCGCGTGCTGCAACTGTGGCAGACGCGGCTTCTGCGCTCCAGCCATCTCACGGTCGCCGACGAGATCGAGAACGCGCTGCGCTTCTACAAGTCGAGTCTTCTCACTGAGATCCCGCGTCTTTACGAAACGCTGGAACAGCGCATCGGCAAGCCGCATGCGGGCTCGTTCTTCCAGATGGGATCGTGGATTGGCGGCGACCGCGACGGCAACCCGAACGTGAACACCGACACGCTCAGGCTCGCGCTGCGTCGGCAAAGCGAAATCGCGCTCCGCAATTACCTGACCGAAGTCAACGAACTCGGCATCGAGATGCCGCTGTCCACGCGCCTCACTCAATGTACGCCCGAGCTTCAGGCGCTGGCCGAGCGCTCGAACGACAACGACCCCCACCGAGCGGACGAGCCCTATCGCCGCGCGCTGACGGGCATCTATGCGCGGCTCGCCATGACCCTGCGCAAGCTCGCCGACAAGTCCGCGCTCCGGCCGCCGCTCACCTCCGCCGAGCCTTATACGAAGGCCGAGGATTTTCTCGCCGACCTCGTTGTGATCGAGGAGTCGCTGCTGGCGAACAAGGGCGGCGCGCTGATCGAGACGCGGCTCGGCCCCTTGCGGCGTGCGGTCGAGGTGTTCGGCTTCCATCTCGCCACCGTCGATCTGCGCCAGAACTCCGACAAGCATGAGGAGGTCGTGGCCGAGCTCCTGGCCACGGCGCGCGTCTCGGCCGACTACAAGAGCTTGAGCGAGGAAGAGAAGCAGGCCGTGCTGCTTTCAGTGCTGGGCGATCCGCGTCAGCTTCGCATCCCGACCGCCGCCTATTCGGATCTCGCCTCCTCGGAACTCGGCATCCTCGACACAGCGCGGGCCATGCGCGGCACCTATGGCGAACGCGCCATCCGCCAGTACATCATCAGCCACACGGAGACCGTCAGCGACCTCCTCGAAGTGATCGTGCTTCAGAAGGAGGCGGGGCTGATGAAGGGCGCGCTCGGCGACCCCGAGGCGCGCGTGGCGCTGATCGTGGTGCCGCTGTTCGAGACCATCCCCGACCTTCGCCGCGCCGAGCACATCATGCGCGACTTCTTTGCGCTGCCCGGCATCCATCGACTCGCGGCGGCGGGCGACGGCATTCAGGAAGTGATGCTTGGCTATTCCGACAGCAACAAGGATGGCGGCTTCTTCACCAGCAACTGGGAGGTCTGCCGCGCGTCGGTCGCGCTCGAAGGGCTATGCTCGGAAGAGGGACTTCGCTTGCGCCTCTTCCACGGGCGTGGCGGCACGGTAGGGCGCGGCGGCGGCCCAACCTATCAGGCCGTGCTAGCCCAGCCTGCGGGCACGGTGAACGGCCAGATCCGCATCACGGAACAAGGCGAGGTGATCGCGTCGAAATATGCGCATGCGGAAATTGCGCGCCGCAATCTCGAATCGCTCGCCGCCGCGTCCATTGAGGCGACTTTGCTGTCGCCCCGACAGCCGGTCCCGCCCGAGTTCCTCGAAGCGGCCGAGCAGCTTTCGGCGCTCAGCATGAAATCCTATCGCGCGCTCGTCTACGACATGGAAGGCTTCGACGCCTTCTTCTTCGCGGCTACGCCCATCGCCGAAATCGCGGAACTCAACATCGGCTCGCGCCCTGCCTCCAGAAAGGCGAACCAGCGTATCGAGGATCTGCGCGCGATCCCGTGGAGCTTCTCCTGGGGGCAGGCCCGCGCGGCGCTTCCCGGCTGGTACGGCTTCGGCACGGCAGTGCGCTCCTACGCGAAGGAAGCCCCGTTCGAACGCACGGCGCTTCTGCGGCGCATGCGGCGGGAATGGCCGTTCTTCCGCACGCTGCTTTCCAACATGGACATGGTGCTCGCCAAGGCGGATATGCGGATCGCGCGGCGCTATGCCGATCTCGTGCCGGACAGACAGCTTGCACGACGCGTCACGGGCGCGCTGCTCGTGGAATGGAACGCGACTGTCGAGGCGCTGAACATCATCACCGGCTCGCCGCATCGCCTCGCCGACAATCCGCCGCTTGCGCGCGTGATCTCGCGGCGCATCCCCTATATCGCGCCGTTGAACCATCTTCAGATCGAGTTGCTGAGACGCTGGCGGCGTGGCGATCACGCGGAGAAAATCCGGCTCGCGATCCAGATTTCCATCAACGGCGTGGCTGCCGGGATCAGGAATACAGGATAG
- the modC gene encoding molybdenum ABC transporter ATP-binding protein, translating to MVIEVVVAQNLGAFALDVDFKTDGRFVALFGHSGSGKTTLINLIAGLTRPARGRIVIDGETLVDTTRGILVPACKRRLGMVFQEGRLFPHLSVKQNLLYGAWFAGAVDKSGAELARVANLLGIDHLLTRYPNRLSGGEKQRVAIGRALLASPKLLLMDEPLASLDDARKLEIMPYLERLRDEAGIPVIYVSHSVGEVARLSDTLVVLSAGKMRACGPTLDLMRRVDLFPAAEGGDDAGAVILARVEKHDPDYDLTTLVSRAGEWRMPRLDVAEGKDVRMQIKARDVMISREKPDNMSALNVFRGVVEEVGAMDGASVELRVDCKGETLIARLTRFSVERLQLAVGEPVFAIVKSVSFDRRTLGSGWQDLRASDASAGAE from the coding sequence ATCGTGATCGAGGTCGTTGTTGCCCAAAATCTCGGCGCGTTCGCGCTCGACGTCGACTTCAAGACCGACGGGCGTTTCGTCGCGCTGTTCGGCCATTCGGGGTCGGGCAAGACCACGCTCATCAACCTGATCGCCGGGCTGACGCGGCCTGCTCGCGGCCGTATCGTTATCGACGGCGAGACGCTTGTCGATACGACGCGCGGTATTTTGGTGCCCGCCTGCAAGCGCAGGCTCGGCATGGTGTTTCAAGAGGGCCGCCTGTTCCCGCACCTTTCCGTCAAGCAGAACCTGCTCTACGGCGCGTGGTTCGCGGGCGCGGTGGACAAGAGCGGTGCCGAACTCGCCCGCGTCGCCAACCTTCTCGGCATCGATCACCTTCTCACGCGCTACCCGAACCGGCTTTCCGGCGGCGAAAAACAGCGCGTCGCCATCGGTCGGGCGCTGCTCGCCTCGCCGAAGTTGCTCCTCATGGACGAGCCGCTCGCCTCGCTCGACGATGCGCGCAAGCTCGAAATCATGCCGTATCTGGAGCGGCTACGCGACGAGGCAGGCATTCCCGTCATCTATGTCAGCCACTCGGTTGGGGAGGTGGCGCGACTGTCGGACACGCTTGTGGTCCTCTCGGCGGGCAAGATGCGCGCGTGCGGCCCAACGCTCGACCTGATGCGGCGCGTGGACCTGTTTCCGGCGGCGGAGGGCGGCGACGATGCGGGCGCGGTCATCCTCGCCAGGGTGGAGAAGCACGATCCCGATTACGATCTCACCACGCTTGTTTCGCGGGCGGGGGAGTGGCGGATGCCGCGCCTCGACGTAGCCGAGGGCAAGGACGTGCGCATGCAGATCAAGGCGCGCGACGTGATGATCTCGCGCGAAAAGCCGGACAACATGAGTGCGCTGAACGTGTTTCGCGGGGTGGTGGAAGAGGTCGGCGCGATGGATGGGGCGAGCGTAGAGCTTCGCGTCGACTGTAAGGGCGAGACACTCATCGCCCGGCTCACGCGATTTTCGGTTGAGCGGCTTCAACTCGCGGTCGGCGAACCCGTGTTTGCGATAGTGAAGTCAGTCTCGTTCGATCGGCGCACGCTTGGCTCCGGCTGGCAGGATCTTCGCGCCTCGGATGCGAGCGCGGGCGCGGAATAA
- a CDS encoding cellulose biosynthesis protein BcsS, translated as MLRLVQCLAPLLAAAVAMLAIPCHAADVPRGPRFESYVTVDYAGRSMAVANSTVWSLFGPVDREGFRLKLDGLVGVSGETNAGVFSNDFFAQRLGSGGSFSAGYQANRGPLWVKAYVGAAYATKVERRSDYGHVAWDADQLEQNMLFGVTASIDAWWRVADRIWTSANASYSQVGNTASLYGRAAYEFHRDDAIRLSLGAEGSISSYAESYVLGNAAGEKETYAKAGALLNLRYGANDISLSGGGVSASEEKDYRAYVTLSFGRKF; from the coding sequence ATGTTGCGTTTGGTCCAGTGTTTGGCGCCGCTGCTGGCGGCGGCTGTGGCGATGTTGGCGATACCGTGTCACGCGGCCGATGTGCCGCGCGGTCCGCGCTTCGAAAGCTACGTCACGGTCGATTATGCCGGGCGTTCGATGGCGGTTGCAAATTCCACGGTCTGGAGCCTTTTCGGCCCCGTAGACCGCGAGGGGTTCCGCCTGAAGCTCGACGGCCTCGTCGGCGTCTCCGGCGAGACGAATGCAGGTGTGTTTTCCAACGATTTCTTTGCCCAGCGGCTCGGTTCGGGCGGAAGTTTCTCGGCGGGCTATCAAGCCAATCGCGGGCCGCTCTGGGTCAAGGCGTATGTGGGCGCAGCCTACGCGACGAAAGTGGAGCGCCGAAGCGACTACGGCCATGTCGCCTGGGATGCGGACCAACTCGAACAGAACATGCTCTTTGGAGTGACCGCATCGATCGACGCATGGTGGCGCGTCGCGGACCGGATATGGACGTCCGCCAACGCGTCATATTCGCAGGTCGGCAACACGGCATCGCTCTACGGGCGCGCGGCCTATGAATTCCACCGCGATGATGCGATCCGCCTTTCGCTCGGCGCGGAGGGTTCCATTTCGAGCTATGCCGAGAGTTACGTCCTCGGCAATGCGGCGGGCGAGAAAGAGACCTACGCCAAGGCGGGCGCGCTCCTCAACCTGCGCTACGGCGCAAACGACATCTCGCTGTCAGGCGGCGGCGTATCGGCCAGCGAAGAAAAGGACTATCGCGCCTATGTTACCCTGAGCTTCGGCCGCAAATTCTGA
- a CDS encoding tyrosine phosphatase family protein, which yields MPLIETPFLTTVCGLEELAGHASREVSHVLSILDPDEPEPPAFGTYGEHARLEMRFHDIIEETAGHIVPTPDDVAKMLAFGRESEAQAGSLRHLLVHCHMGISRSTATMALLLGQSQPRLSADAIMQHILAMREKAWPNLRILEYGEAMLGRGDEFTRAAGAIYRIQLERRPEIREFFVNVGRGREIEAADRA from the coding sequence ATGCCGCTAATCGAAACGCCGTTCCTCACCACCGTCTGCGGTCTGGAGGAACTGGCCGGGCATGCGTCGCGCGAGGTGAGCCATGTTCTGTCGATCCTCGATCCTGACGAACCCGAACCGCCGGCATTCGGCACCTATGGTGAGCACGCGCGACTTGAGATGCGGTTTCACGACATCATCGAGGAGACTGCGGGACACATCGTGCCAACGCCCGACGACGTGGCGAAGATGCTCGCTTTCGGCCGCGAGTCGGAAGCCCAGGCCGGAAGCCTGAGGCACTTGCTCGTTCATTGCCACATGGGAATTTCGCGCTCGACGGCGACGATGGCGCTGCTCCTCGGCCAATCGCAGCCGCGGCTCTCCGCTGATGCGATCATGCAGCATATCCTCGCGATGCGGGAGAAGGCATGGCCGAACCTGCGCATTCTGGAATATGGCGAGGCGATGCTGGGCCGGGGCGACGAGTTTACGCGCGCGGCGGGGGCGATCTACCGGATTCAGCTCGAACGACGCCCGGAGATCCGCGAGTTTTTCGTCAACGTGGGGCGTGGCCGGGAAATCGAAGCGGCGGACCGCGCCTAG
- the modB gene encoding molybdate ABC transporter permease subunit, whose translation MNDFWTLSPDEWTAIRLSLLVATVAVVASLPFGLAIAWVLARREFWGKSLVNGIVHLPLVLPPVVTGYLLLISFGRKGPAGQFFEQCCGLVFSFRWTGAALACAVMGFPLMVRAIRLSLESVDRRLEDAAGTLGASPPWVFLTVTLPLIASGVIAGMILCFARAMGEFGATITFVSNIPGETQTLPSAIYTFTQVPGGDEGALRLTLVSLVISMAALIASEWLARHAGGAGSITS comes from the coding sequence CTGAACGACTTCTGGACGCTCAGCCCGGATGAGTGGACCGCCATCCGGCTGAGCCTCCTGGTCGCGACCGTCGCAGTGGTGGCGAGCCTGCCTTTCGGGCTCGCCATAGCCTGGGTGCTGGCGAGGCGCGAATTCTGGGGTAAGTCCCTCGTCAACGGCATCGTTCATCTTCCGCTCGTTTTGCCTCCCGTCGTCACCGGCTATCTGCTTCTTATCTCCTTCGGCAGAAAAGGCCCCGCCGGGCAGTTCTTCGAGCAGTGCTGCGGACTCGTCTTCTCGTTCCGATGGACGGGCGCTGCGCTCGCCTGCGCCGTCATGGGATTTCCGCTCATGGTGCGGGCCATTCGCCTATCGCTCGAATCCGTAGACCGTCGGCTCGAAGACGCTGCTGGTACGCTAGGTGCTAGCCCTCCCTGGGTGTTCCTCACCGTCACGCTGCCGCTCATCGCCTCCGGCGTCATCGCCGGCATGATCCTTTGCTTCGCGCGCGCCATGGGCGAATTCGGCGCGACGATCACCTTCGTGTCCAACATTCCGGGCGAGACGCAAACCCTGCCTTCGGCGATCTACACCTTCACGCAGGTGCCGGGCGGCGACGAGGGCGCGCTCCGGCTGACGCTCGTTTCGCTCGTGATTTCGATGGCGGCGCTGATCGCATCCGAGTGGCTGGCCCGGCACGCGGGTGGCGCGGGGAGCATCACATCGTGA
- a CDS encoding AsmA family protein produces the protein MKSLAAAGLCAGLALVFFAVAVPRFFDGDVARKSFVKALSAWSGGKVTLAGQLRIASFATLSVEASDVRFHDAPGLDPVQRGSAETVTAVVNLSSLLLGDLEYRKFVVSSPRFVLKRDAGGRAADELAAARLALTLVDRSSLPDIQLRDPVFYIADGALRPYRRVAFERITLKRPDSAAAAPFALSMRKPGFELAFKGERNGQKVSGQLKLVAAGDHPLAAHLIAALAPWETATGFSLEGDLTWSRERFSLDNASLSFGDRTATGVLALDVSDDPARLEGTLAYDTLDVTPMWAAARAAAAPSNGGEADGSPGVVSPPARVERRAVDLDIRLSADRLRAGAFEAGPVALAVSARSGHLSIDVAELALFGGNAIARVEIDPARPGALWVTGTAKRLDAGALASALQLPLSVRGPATVRLGLNVPLGAEAALPETGTASGSFALLFPLGGSLDGVAGRALGAAVAGPAPLATGRERFPFAAARIDGRLTSGGVDLDVQGQHEGQKIEGKLRIALPDAAVSGTLSTRREEAPVATSGASKGGAASGSVAARSSKLVLSGTAAAPVLSSHESSLSN, from the coding sequence TTGAAGAGTCTCGCGGCGGCGGGGCTGTGCGCCGGGCTGGCGCTGGTCTTTTTCGCTGTGGCGGTTCCGCGCTTCTTCGACGGTGACGTGGCGCGTAAAAGCTTCGTGAAGGCGCTGTCAGCTTGGAGCGGCGGCAAGGTCACGCTCGCGGGCCAACTTCGCATAGCGAGTTTCGCCACGCTTTCGGTCGAGGCGAGCGATGTCCGCTTCCATGACGCGCCCGGGCTCGATCCGGTGCAGCGAGGAAGTGCCGAAACTGTCACGGCCGTCGTGAATCTCTCCTCCCTGTTGCTTGGCGACCTCGAATACAGGAAATTCGTCGTCTCATCGCCTCGTTTCGTGCTGAAGCGCGATGCGGGCGGGCGCGCGGCCGACGAACTCGCGGCGGCGAGGCTCGCACTCACGCTGGTGGACCGCAGCAGCCTTCCGGACATCCAATTGCGCGACCCGGTGTTCTATATCGCCGACGGCGCCCTTCGCCCTTACCGGCGCGTCGCCTTCGAACGCATCACGTTGAAGCGGCCGGACAGCGCGGCAGCGGCTCCCTTCGCCTTGAGCATGCGCAAGCCCGGTTTCGAGCTTGCTTTCAAGGGCGAGCGCAACGGGCAGAAGGTATCGGGCCAGCTCAAGCTCGTGGCGGCGGGCGACCATCCGCTTGCCGCTCATCTGATTGCGGCGCTGGCGCCATGGGAAACGGCGACCGGTTTTTCTCTTGAAGGGGATCTCACCTGGTCGCGCGAGCGCTTCTCCCTCGATAACGCGTCTCTCTCGTTCGGCGACAGAACTGCGACGGGCGTGCTCGCGCTCGATGTCTCGGATGATCCCGCGCGGCTCGAAGGCACGCTCGCTTACGACACGCTGGACGTGACGCCGATGTGGGCCGCCGCACGAGCCGCCGCCGCCCCTTCCAACGGGGGCGAAGCGGATGGTTCGCCGGGCGTCGTCTCCCCGCCCGCCCGCGTTGAACGGCGCGCGGTCGACCTCGACATACGTCTCTCCGCCGACCGCCTCCGCGCGGGCGCTTTCGAAGCCGGGCCGGTCGCATTGGCCGTATCGGCGCGGAGCGGGCATCTTTCCATAGACGTCGCGGAACTCGCGCTTTTTGGCGGTAATGCAATCGCGAGGGTGGAAATCGACCCGGCGCGGCCCGGTGCGCTGTGGGTAACCGGCACGGCGAAACGGCTCGACGCTGGCGCGCTTGCGTCGGCGCTGCAACTGCCGCTTTCGGTGCGCGGGCCGGCGACTGTGCGGCTCGGGTTGAACGTGCCGCTTGGCGCCGAGGCCGCGCTGCCGGAGACGGGCACGGCATCGGGAAGCTTTGCGCTTCTTTTTCCGCTCGGTGGATCGCTCGATGGTGTGGCCGGGCGCGCGCTCGGCGCGGCTGTCGCTGGACCGGCCCCTCTTGCAACCGGTCGTGAGCGGTTTCCCTTTGCAGCGGCACGCATCGACGGGAGGTTGACCAGCGGCGGCGTCGATCTCGATGTCCAAGGGCAGCACGAGGGGCAGAAGATCGAGGGAAAGCTCAGGATCGCGTTGCCCGACGCTGCCGTGAGCGGCACGCTGTCCACACGCCGCGAGGAAGCGCCGGTTGCGACGAGCGGCGCATCCAAGGGTGGCGCGGCGAGCGGAAGCGTCGCCGCACGGTCGTCTAAGCTCGTGCTCTCGGGAACGGCCGCAGCGCCCGTCCTCTCATCGCACGAGTCCAGCCTTTCCAATTGA
- the modA gene encoding molybdate ABC transporter substrate-binding protein codes for MSFRSRFVATVSAALLSAALLVPQAIAQETKPVIVFAAASLKNALDAISADWQKETGKSVKTSYAASSALAKQLEQDAPADIFISADLDWMNYVEKKALIDTASRENLLGNAIVLIAPKDSTATIELKEGADLGKLVGDGRLAVGTVTSVPAGKYGKAALEKLGLWSQVENKLAQAESVRAALLLVSRGEAPLGIVYASDAVSDANVKVIASFPASSHPPIIYPIALTTKAGEDAKSFYAYVKSPKAAPHFEKQGFTVLADKKS; via the coding sequence ATGAGCTTCAGATCACGCTTCGTAGCGACGGTCTCCGCCGCGCTTCTCTCCGCGGCGCTCCTTGTGCCGCAGGCCATCGCCCAGGAAACGAAACCCGTCATCGTCTTCGCCGCCGCGAGCCTGAAGAACGCGCTCGATGCCATCTCCGCCGACTGGCAGAAGGAGACGGGCAAATCCGTGAAGACCAGCTACGCCGCAAGCTCCGCCCTCGCGAAGCAGCTCGAACAGGATGCGCCCGCCGACATCTTCATTTCCGCCGACCTCGACTGGATGAACTACGTCGAGAAGAAGGCGCTGATCGATACGGCGAGCCGCGAGAACCTGCTCGGCAACGCCATCGTGCTCATCGCGCCGAAGGACAGCACGGCGACGATCGAGCTGAAGGAAGGCGCCGATCTCGGCAAGCTCGTCGGCGACGGCCGCCTCGCGGTCGGCACGGTGACATCGGTGCCCGCCGGCAAATACGGCAAGGCTGCGCTCGAAAAGCTTGGCCTCTGGTCGCAGGTCGAGAACAAGCTTGCGCAGGCCGAAAGCGTGCGCGCCGCGCTGCTGCTCGTCAGCCGTGGCGAAGCGCCCCTCGGCATCGTCTATGCCAGCGACGCGGTTTCCGACGCCAACGTGAAGGTAATCGCCAGCTTCCCGGCCTCCTCGCATCCCCCGATCATCTATCCGATCGCGCTGACCACAAAGGCGGGTGAGGACGCGAAGTCCTTCTACGCCTACGTCAAGTCCCCGAAGGCCGCGCCTCACTTCGAGAAGCAGGGCTTCACCGTCCTCGCGGACAAGAAGTCCTGA
- a CDS encoding alpha/beta fold hydrolase translates to MRRRFLLGFVLCAALAACAPVMVAQQGTAAAAVSYKTVRTPAGLLRLAVTESGRGKPILLLHGFATSSYTWQGVMPDLARKHRVIAVDLRGFGASDKPLDDKYSVFDQADVIQAFIEQENLKDLTIVGHSFGGGVTLALALRSKGTLRSRIRNIVLVDSVAYKQPLPIFFRMLQVPGLAEVGMALVPPEVQSEQGLKLAYYDHEKITERSITEYASPLRSSAAKHALVKTVEQIMPPNIDEIALSYSTIRVPTLVVWCDEDKVVPSVFGQRLKADIPTAELVMFSKCGHMPQEEKPAETARAIESFLARH, encoded by the coding sequence ATGCGACGCAGGTTTCTTCTCGGCTTTGTGCTTTGCGCGGCGCTCGCTGCCTGTGCGCCCGTGATGGTGGCGCAACAGGGGACGGCGGCGGCGGCCGTCAGCTACAAAACCGTGCGCACGCCGGCCGGCCTCTTGCGCCTCGCCGTAACCGAAAGCGGACGCGGCAAGCCGATCCTCTTGCTGCATGGCTTCGCCACGTCGAGCTATACGTGGCAGGGCGTCATGCCCGATCTTGCCCGGAAGCACCGTGTCATCGCCGTTGACCTGCGCGGTTTTGGAGCGTCGGACAAGCCGCTCGACGACAAATATTCCGTGTTCGATCAGGCCGATGTCATTCAGGCGTTCATCGAGCAGGAGAACCTGAAGGATCTGACGATCGTCGGGCATTCCTTCGGCGGCGGCGTCACGCTGGCGCTCGCGCTTCGGTCGAAGGGAACGCTTCGCTCGCGCATCAGGAATATCGTGCTGGTGGATAGCGTCGCATACAAGCAGCCGCTGCCGATCTTCTTCCGGATGCTACAGGTGCCGGGCCTCGCCGAAGTCGGCATGGCGCTCGTGCCGCCAGAGGTGCAGTCCGAGCAGGGGCTCAAGCTCGCCTATTACGACCACGAGAAAATCACGGAGCGCTCCATCACGGAATACGCCAGCCCGCTTCGTTCCTCGGCCGCAAAGCACGCGCTCGTGAAAACGGTCGAGCAGATCATGCCGCCGAACATCGATGAAATCGCACTGAGCTACTCAACGATCCGCGTGCCCACGCTCGTGGTGTGGTGCGATGAGGACAAGGTCGTGCCGTCGGTCTTCGGGCAACGGCTGAAGGCCGACATTCCGACGGCCGAACTCGTGATGTTCTCAAAATGTGGGCACATGCCGCAGGAAGAGAAGCCAGCGGAGACGGCGCGCGCGATCGAGTCCTTTCTCGCGCGGCATTAG
- a CDS encoding TOBE domain-containing protein produces MKVSARNVFTGKITKVIKGTTTAHVLLDVGGTTITASITNESVEDLGLKDGMEASAIIKSSDVIIAVK; encoded by the coding sequence ATGAAAGTCAGCGCCCGGAATGTATTCACCGGCAAAATTACGAAGGTTATCAAGGGGACGACCACGGCTCACGTTCTGCTTGATGTCGGCGGCACGACGATCACTGCGTCGATCACGAACGAATCCGTCGAAGATCTGGGCTTGAAGGACGGCATGGAAGCGTCGGCGATCATCAAGTCTTCGGACGTCATCATCGCCGTGAAATAA